ATCCGCCGTCCGTCGGGAGAGAGAGCGGACTGATGCTTTTCCCGGGCCTTGCTGTGGGTGAGAAGGATTTCTGCCCTCGCGCCCAGGTAGACATAGACGCCCAGTCCGATCAAAAGACCCACGACGGTGAAGACCAGCCATCCCGCTTCGTTCAGGTGGGTGGGATCCTGGATCGCGAACTTGAAGACAAGCATCAGCGCCTCGATGGAAATCGCGATCAGGATCGAGGCGATAAACCGGGTGAGGGTGCGCCGGGTCGCACTGTGGCGCCGGACATCCTTCCGGAGGAGAACCTCCTCCTCAAAAATGGTTTTTGCCAGGTCGAAAATCGCCAGAGCCAGAGTCAAAAGGATCGTGGCCTGGAAGGACGGCGTCGTGTCGGCGATTTTTTCGAGGTTCCCGAAAACCTGCTTGAGCGAATGAAACGCCTGGATCGCAAGCCCCAGGCTCACGACGAGAAGCCCCAGGGAAAAAATGGAATAAATCCCCTTGAAAAAGGGCTCCATCGTCTTTCTCCGATGGTCGTCCTCGAGCAATGTCATGACCTGCTCATAATCGATATCCGCCACCACAATACCCAGAAGGCGATTTTCGTCGTTTCTGACCGGAGTCGCGACCGTCACGCAGAGGGAATTCGTCGCCGAGGAAAAATAGGGGGGCGTCAGGACGCTTCCCCAGGAATCCCGGGCCTGCCGGTAATAGGGTCTCTGGCTCCGGTCTTCTCCGTCTCCCTCTTTTCCCAGGGACGGCGCGCACCGGCTTCCGACGACGTTCGTTCCGATCTGACGCCCCTCGCCATCCAGCACGTAGCAGAGATCGAGAAAAGGATAGGACGAAATCAGGGGTTTCAGTCGACGCCGGAGCGTTTCGGCGCCCGCTTTCAGATGGTCTTCGGAGACGACGCCTTCCAGGATGCTGCCCAGAAATCCGAGAAGGTCGTTCCGGCTCTCGTGAAAATTTTCCAGTCGGTTCATCAGGACCTCATGTCTTTTCTTGTTTTTCGAAGATTTCGATCCGGAAGTCCGGCAGGGCCTGAAGGTCACCCCAGAATCACACGGAAGAAAATCTAGCAATTTTGATTCCGGAACGGTTCGGAAATCGGACAGAAAAAAGACGGGCCCTCTGGAATAAAAAATATCAATAAATGTTGTTTAAAAAATCATTTTGACTCAAAAATTTTTAAAACACTAATCATTACATAAATATAATAAATATTTTTGAAAAGAACAAAAAAATACTTTATGGTTACTTTCTTTCGTTCAATAACACATTCACATTTCTTTCCGAAGGAGACAACGATGACCTTTTTCCAGACGATCCGCCTCACCTCTCTGGCTGCCCTGACCACTTTGACCCTGGCCGCTTGCGCGAGCGGTATAATTCCCGTCCAGATCTCCAACGGTTCCGTCGGCGGGTCCAACCGGATCACCGCCGATGCCAGCAACGGATCCATCCTTGGTTTTTCAACGAACTCCGACAACCACAATCATTATCTCGCCGACGTGGTGCGGACCAAACTCGCGGCCCAATGCACGGGAGGAAAGCTTGAAAACATCTCTCTGGACATGAAACAGCATGCTTATTTTGGCATATACTTTAAACCAAACTTCCAAAAATAAAACAGACAAAAAAAGGCGGCAGATCTAGCAGTTTTGCCTTTTTTGATCCTGTAGAGTCTGACTACATTCAGAGATTGGCACCGACCCCCAAGAGTTCCAGAGCCTTTTTCTGGAAGGGCGTGCTTGTGGTCGATATGGAAAAGCGCGCTGACTCGTCTTTTCCAGCCTGCATCACGTTCTTGACAAGCGTTCCCAGATCCTCGATCAGTCCCCCGAAGGTCTGGAGCGGGAGATTCGCTTCGGTCCGGCGGGAAGACGCCTTCTTTCGGGCCGCCTCCGAGGGCACGGCCGGACTGACGATATCCGGACGCTCCCTATCCGCCCCTTCCCGATCCTCCTCCGCAAACAGAAGCGGAGCCAGCTTCTGCTTCATCTGCCACTCCACGTAGTAGGCCAGCATGCACAGGAAGACGTGGCTTTTGACCCGGTCCGTCATTCTGTGATAGATCGGCCGGATCTCGAGATCCACGGTCTTGATGCTCCGGAAGGCCCGCTCCACCTGGGCGAGTGACTTGTAGGCCCCGACGGTCTTCTCCGGTCCCAGGATCTCTTGGGAAAGAGAGGTCCGGATGACGTAAAGACCGTCGAGTGAGGCCTCTTCCCGGATCTTCTCCTCGTTTCGCGTCCAGGAGAAGCTGTCGTCTTCGAAGGTCAGATCGAAATGCTTACCCACATGGTGCTTGTCGATTCCCTTTCCCACGCGAAGGACGATCTTGTCTTTTCCCCGAAGCGGGTTCTTCGCCCGGCGCACCGCCTGGGCAATCTTTTCCAGATCCTTCTCCGTCGCGGCGAGAAGCTCTTCCCGCTTCCAGGCGCGACGACTCGCCAAAACGGGATTCCGGCAGACGATCAGCCGCTCTCCCGGATAGTCGGGGGAGGTGATCTCGGCCAGGTTCTTCGCGTCGAAGAGAGAGGCCGGAATGCGGCCCTGGTCCCGCAGCTTGGCGATCGACGGAGACCGGAGCGCCGTGATCCAGTCGAATCCGGGGATCTCCCGGACCTTGTCGATCTGGACCTGCGTCAGGATGCCCCGGTCGGTGACAAGAACGACCCGGGCCAGACCAAAGCGTTCCCGCAACTTCTGGATCTGGCTTGAAAGCGTCGTGGGATCGGCCGTGTTGCCCTCGAAAACCTCGATGGCGACCGGACAGCCGTCGGAGGCGCACAAGAGCCCGTAGACGATCTGGGGGAACCGTTTCTTGCCGTCCCTGTTGTGTCCGTACCGGACCAGTTCGCAATGCTCTCCCGTGTAGTAGCTCGACGATACGTCGTAGAGGACCAGGGTGCCGTCCTGGAGGTGTCTTTGTGCCAGGGACTTCTCGATCTTCTCCTGGCGCGACAGAAGGGCGTCCATGGCCTCGTAAAGTTCGTCTTCCGTGGCCCCGGATACCCCCAGAACCTCGCCAAGCGTGGAAGTGGCCGTCTCGGGGGACAGCGCCCGGAAAAGACTGAGTTTGGATCCAGGAGAAATCAAGCGGTGGGCGATCAGGGCCTCCATGAGATCCCGCTCCCGGGTGCGCCGTGACCCCAGAAGTGCGGTCAATCCGCAGGCGCGCATCGTCCCGACCACGGCCGCCACATGTCCGTGTGGCAGGGAGCGGACGCAGGCGAGATCCTGGGACAAAACGCCCACGGCCTGGCCCGACATGCCGGCCTTCACGACCTCGAGGATCGGGGCCGGAAGATGGGAGAGATTGGCCAGGGTCTCGTTCTTGACCTTCCCGTCCTCCCGATAGGTCCGGCGCAGAAGGGTCGTCGTGTAGACTTTGTCTCCCACCACTCTTTTCGTTGTGACCACATGACAGGGTCCGTTTCTGCTCGCCATGAGATATTTATAGCATGAGAGCAAGAGTCTGTCAATATAATTAGTGACTACACTATCTATTGATTTATTACAGATATGTTCTTGTAAATACAAAATAAACACTCAGAATAAGGGGGGATTTTTACTGGAAGTTTGGTTTAAAACCACGGCACACGCGACGGCCACCTGCGTCAAATAAGCCGGTTTCTCCCTGACCGGGTTCGGGAGGGGGATAGACACCCCCTCCTGATCTCTTTGGATCCCCTGCCTCCGAGTCTTCTCCAATCTTTTGGGGTCTCTTGGGTTCCATGATTGATCTTCTCTTTTCTGACGATCACTGTCTTACAATCTGCAATCTACTCTTATAGTTGGCTCTTAAATTCCAAAACAACCTTCCTGATCGAAACACCTCTCCCCGAATCCGATTCTCGCGTTCCCCCCGAACACATCGTTTCCCGAATTTTTTCCATCCGAGGGCAGAAGATCCTGCAGGATTCCGACTTGGCCGAGCTTTACCAGGGATACGATGAGCGCCTTGAATCATCCCGTCCGACCCGGACCGCATTGAAAAAGGAGCGGTCTGCTCCCCAATCAGTCATGGAATGAGGGAACCCATTTTTATTGTCTATTTTATTCCCTACGAACGTTCGTCAAGAACCACACGCATCTCCACATCGGCCTGGGACAGCTGCCGGCGGCGATATTCCCCCTGGCGCTCGAACATCCAACCGGGATACTCCGGAGGCAGGGCGCTGACCTTGTCGAGAGTCGCCAGTTCTTCCGGATCCAGGGACAGGGAAGTGGCCGCAATATTGTCCTCGAGCTGTTCGATCCGTTTGGCACCAATCACAACGCTGGTGACAACCGGCTGATGGAGAAGCCAGGCAATTGCCACCCGGGCCACGGACACGCCTCTTTTGTCGGCCATGGGGCGCATGGCGTCGATGCAATCATAGGCTCTCTCCCGATCTACCGGCGGAAAGTCGAATGTCGCCCGCCGGGATCCGGCCGGCGCCGGAATTCCCCGGCCAAACTTTCCGCTGAGCAGGCCTCCGGCCAGGGGACTCCAGGGGAGAAGACCCAGCTGTTCGCTTTCGAGCATGGGGACGATCTCTCTCTCCAGGTCGCGACCGGCGAGCGCATAATACGCCTGCAGCGATTCGAACCGGGCCCATCCTCTCCGCTCGGAAATCCCGAGCGCCTTGACGATCTGCCAGGCCGCCCAGTTCGAGACCCCGACATAGCGGACGAGTCCCTGCCTGACCAGATCGTCGAGAGCCTCCATCGTTTCTTCGATGGGCGTCGCAGGATCGAATCCGTGCACCTGGTAGAGATCGATGTGGTCGAGGCCGAGCCGGGAGAGGCTGGCCTTCACGGCGTAAAAAATGTGCCCGCGGGACAACCCCCGGGAGTTCGGTCCTGCGGCCGTTTCTCCCAGCACCTTCGTGGCAACGACGACATTTTCCCGGGACACCTTGAGACGTTTCAGGGACGCTCCCAGGATGGTTTCGGACAGCCCTTCGGAATAGACGTCCGCGGTGTCGAAAAAATTGATCCCGGAATCGAGCGCCCGGCCGACGATCCGGTCGGCCTCCTCCTGATCCAGAGTGCCGATGTGGCTCCAGAAGCTGTCTTTCCCTCCAAAGGTCATGGTTCCCAGACAGAGTTCTGAGACAAAGAGGCCCGTCCGGCCTAATTTTCGATAGCGCATGAAACTCCTCCTTCCCGAATCGGGTAACAGATTCGAACTTACGGTGTCCTTCTTATTCTCCCAACCCCCGGACCGGACGTAAACCCCCGAAAAAAATTCCCGAACATTCCGGTCCGGATATCACGTGCCATGCGTTCCGTTTCCGTGTATTCTCCTTCTCATGTCAACCCTGGATCCCGCCATTCTCTATCGGGCCCTCCGGTCCCGGGACGCGCGCTTCGACGGAACGTTTTTCGTCGGGGTTGTGACGACCGGAATCTATTGCCGCCCGATCTGTTCTTCCCGGCGCCCGAAACCCGGGATTTGCCGATTTTTTCGGAGCGCCGCCGCGGCCGAGTCGGAAGGGTTCCGGCCGTGTCTCTCCTGTCGTCCCGAGTCGGCTCCCGGAAATGCCCCCGTCGACCGTTCGGAGCGTCTTGCGCTTGCCGCCATGCAAAGTTTCCGGGAACAGACAGAAACCGTCAACACAGGGGAAGTGGCCGGACGACTCGGGATCACCCCCCGGCAACTCCGGAAAATCTTCCTCCGGACGTTCGGCGTTTCTCCCGCACGTTTCGTCCGGACCGAACGCCTCCTCCTTTCCCGCCAGCTTCTCCTGGGAAGCTCCCTGTCCGTCCCCGATGTCGCCATGGCGTCCGGGTTCGAGAGCCTTCGACGTTTCAACGAGCTTTTCCGGACCTCCTTCCTGACAACACCGTCGGAGTTCCGGAAGCGCCCGGCGCGACACGATCCGTCGACGATCGAGCTGTCGCTCGGATTCCGTCCGCCCTGTGCGTGGAACGTCCTGTTCGATTTTCTGGGGAACCGGACGATTGCCGGCGTGGAAGTCGTGGCGGGGTCAGCATACCGGCGGGCAGTCCGGATCCGGAAAGGGGAAACGATCTTCCGGGGCTGGCTGTCGGCCGAGCCGGACGGCAAGGCCCTTCGCCTGACGCTCTCGACCTCGCTTCTTCCGGTGGTGCCGATCGTCGTGGCCCGCGTCCGCCATCTGTTCGACATGGATTGCCGGCCGGACCGAATCGCGGACACTCTGGGCCCTCTTGGAATGCGGGAACCGGGGATCCGCGTTCCGGGAGCGTTCGACGGATTCGAGACCGCCGTACGGGTCATTCTCGGGCAGCAGGTTTCGGTCCAGGGGGCCCGCACGCTGGCCGGACGGCTGGTCAACGCCCATGGTGATCCGGTCGACACGCCCTGGACGGACATCACAAGGACGTTTCCCTCTCCCGAACGGATCGCGCTGATGGATGCCTCTGCCCTCTCCGGACTCGGCATTTTCGGCTTCCGGATCAAGGCCATTCTCGGCGTGGCCACCGCCGTGGCCGAAGGGCGGATCACGCTTTCCCCCTGTCCGGATCCCGAACCTCAAATGGAGGTACTCCGGTCCATCCCGGGAATCGGGGAGTGGACCGTCCAGGCGATCGCGATGCGGGTCTTTTCCTGGCCGGACGCCTTTCCCCACACGGACTACGGGATCCGGAAAGCTCTCCGGGAAGAATCCCCGCGGCGGATCCTGGAAATCGCAGAACAATGGCGCCCCTGGAGAGCCTATGCCGCGCTGGCTCTCTGGCGCTCTCTTGCGGAGGTTCCATGAACTCCGGATACATCCGGACAGAGACTTCTCTGGGTCCGGTCATCATCGTGTCGGAAGGCGAAGCGGTCACCGCCGTTGTGTTTGACGGAACCCGCCGGAGCCCGGACATGTTATCAGGGAAGGAGGACGGGCAGGACGACGCGCCCCTGTCTCTGGCTGCAGTCCAGATCAGGGAATATCTGGAGGGGCAAAGGCGGGAGTTCCGTTTCCCGGTCCGACTCTCGGGAACTCCCTTTCAGAGGGACGTCTGGGAGATCCTCCGGACAATCCCTTACGGGAAGACCCTCTCTTACCGGGACATCACGCGTCTTCTGGAAAAAGACGACCGCTACCTCCGGGCCGTCGGATCCGCCATTTCCAGAAATCCCCTGATGATGATTGTTCCCTGCCATCGGGTGATCGGATCCGACGGGTCCCTCACCGGTTACGCGGGGGGGCTGGATCGAAAAAGAGCCCTTCTTGAACTGGAGCAGCGTCACATGCCCCGATAGCCGAACGGGCCGTTGAAATAGAACGTGACGGTGCCCATCGGTGTGACCGTGACCGGATAGTCCGACTGATAGACCGGCAGGGCGACTCCCGCTCCCCAGGTCACGGAAAAAGCCTTGTCATGGGGCCAGGTCACCTCCACCTCGGGAGCGAGCCACAAAAAGGAAAACGGAGGGGCGTTCGCCGCTCCGAAAAACAGGTTCTGCCCGCTCTGGGACTCGCCGTAGAATTCCAAAAGATACCCCGCCCCCCATTCCGTGTTCAGGACATGCTCGAACGCTCCTGCGTAATAGAGGAGGTTTCCGTCCACCATATGAAAGTTCGGCGTCTGGTTGAGGCTGATGCTGTTGTTGAACTCGTATCCGACACCGACGGTGGAGGGGTTTTCCACGATATCTCCCACCTGCAGGTAGAACATGAACGGCTTCACATGTTTTCGCACCAGCACGAACACCCCTTCATTGAAGGTCCCGTTCCCCAGCTGGTCGGCGCTGAAATCCTGGGGGTTCAGATTCTGGTATTGCCCGGACGGGACCCAGAAGTCGAAGGACAGGGCGATGGCCGGCATGGCGAGCGGAAGATAGACATCTCCGTCGGACGTCAGCTGCCACTTGACCTCGAAATGGGTGTTCCCCACCCCGAAATAGCTCGCCGAATGGCCGGCAGGAGTCTGGGGAGGCCCCACCCAGTTCTGTTCCAGGGGAAGATACGTGTCCAGTTCGAGGTTGTGCCCCAGTCCCACCGCAAGACGCATCGGCATCGAAAGGTTGGAAACCCCGGGCGACATGAAATCATAGGCGAACGGTTCCAGGTACCAGGATCCGATCGGCTCCACCTCCGCGGTCCCCGTGAAGAACGGACCGCTCGTGTTCGGTCCCCAGGGCAGGAGCGGCGGCGCCAGGGCCTTGAAATCCCCGGCCATGTCGGCGTCACTGGAAAAGGGAAACGCGAAAGGGGATCCGGACGCGTCCGGCGGCATCGCCGGGGGATCCGCCAGGCAGGAGGTGTCCCCCAAAAAGACTTGTCTGAAAAGGACCAAAAAACAGAAACACAAAAACAGGCGACATGAACGTTTCATGAAGATCGTTCTCCGGGCGTTTGAAAATGAAACGAAGATCAAAAGATGAGCCGGAGAGAATCCGTCATCAGAAGCTGTTGCCTAGGGTGAAGGCGGCCGGTCAAGAGTGAGCCCTCCGTGGCGTCCCAGAAGGATGGCCAGGGCCCGGGCCGACTGTCCGTTGTGGATGAGCGCTTCCGCCATGATCTTCCGGTAGCCTTTCGGCCAGTTCGGCCGGGGTTCGATCAGGGCCAGCAGGCGAAGAGCCTTCCGGTAATCGTGATGGGCGATCAGAATGCGGGCTTCGTTCAGGATGTAGGGCTCGTCGTTGTCGTCGGTCCGGAGGACCCGGGCCTGTTCCAGGTACCCCACCGCCCGGTTGTAATGGCCCTTCCGGAATTCGATGTACGCCATATTGTTCAGGATCGTCGGCTCTTTGGGGTTCTCCCTCAACGCGCGACGAAGCTCGTCAAGCGCCCGGTCCAGATGACCCTGCCGGATCTCGGCATAGGCGTTTTTCTCATGGAGATAGGCACGGACATCGGGACCCGTCATCGAAGCGCATCCTCCGGCCAACAGGGTCAGCGACAGCAGCAGGGCGATCCGGAGACT
The sequence above is drawn from the Leptospirillum ferriphilum ML-04 genome and encodes:
- a CDS encoding IS1634 family transposase, whose protein sequence is MASRNGPCHVVTTKRVVGDKVYTTTLLRRTYREDGKVKNETLANLSHLPAPILEVVKAGMSGQAVGVLSQDLACVRSLPHGHVAAVVGTMRACGLTALLGSRRTRERDLMEALIAHRLISPGSKLSLFRALSPETATSTLGEVLGVSGATEDELYEAMDALLSRQEKIEKSLAQRHLQDGTLVLYDVSSSYYTGEHCELVRYGHNRDGKKRFPQIVYGLLCASDGCPVAIEVFEGNTADPTTLSSQIQKLRERFGLARVVLVTDRGILTQVQIDKVREIPGFDWITALRSPSIAKLRDQGRIPASLFDAKNLAEITSPDYPGERLIVCRNPVLASRRAWKREELLAATEKDLEKIAQAVRRAKNPLRGKDKIVLRVGKGIDKHHVGKHFDLTFEDDSFSWTRNEEKIREEASLDGLYVIRTSLSQEILGPEKTVGAYKSLAQVERAFRSIKTVDLEIRPIYHRMTDRVKSHVFLCMLAYYVEWQMKQKLAPLLFAEEDREGADRERPDIVSPAVPSEAARKKASSRRTEANLPLQTFGGLIEDLGTLVKNVMQAGKDESARFSISTTSTPFQKKALELLGVGANL
- a CDS encoding cache domain-containing protein codes for the protein MNRLENFHESRNDLLGFLGSILEGVVSEDHLKAGAETLRRRLKPLISSYPFLDLCYVLDGEGRQIGTNVVGSRCAPSLGKEGDGEDRSQRPYYRQARDSWGSVLTPPYFSSATNSLCVTVATPVRNDENRLLGIVVADIDYEQVMTLLEDDHRRKTMEPFFKGIYSIFSLGLLVVSLGLAIQAFHSLKQVFGNLEKIADTTPSFQATILLTLALAIFDLAKTIFEEEVLLRKDVRRHSATRRTLTRFIASILIAISIEALMLVFKFAIQDPTHLNEAGWLVFTVVGLLIGLGVYVYLGARAEILLTHSKAREKHQSALSPDGRRIGNPVRMKP
- a CDS encoding methylated-DNA--[protein]-cysteine S-methyltransferase, giving the protein MNSGYIRTETSLGPVIIVSEGEAVTAVVFDGTRRSPDMLSGKEDGQDDAPLSLAAVQIREYLEGQRREFRFPVRLSGTPFQRDVWEILRTIPYGKTLSYRDITRLLEKDDRYLRAVGSAISRNPLMMIVPCHRVIGSDGSLTGYAGGLDRKRALLELEQRHMPR
- a CDS encoding DNA-3-methyladenine glycosylase 2 family protein yields the protein MPCVPFPCILLLMSTLDPAILYRALRSRDARFDGTFFVGVVTTGIYCRPICSSRRPKPGICRFFRSAAAAESEGFRPCLSCRPESAPGNAPVDRSERLALAAMQSFREQTETVNTGEVAGRLGITPRQLRKIFLRTFGVSPARFVRTERLLLSRQLLLGSSLSVPDVAMASGFESLRRFNELFRTSFLTTPSEFRKRPARHDPSTIELSLGFRPPCAWNVLFDFLGNRTIAGVEVVAGSAYRRAVRIRKGETIFRGWLSAEPDGKALRLTLSTSLLPVVPIVVARVRHLFDMDCRPDRIADTLGPLGMREPGIRVPGAFDGFETAVRVILGQQVSVQGARTLAGRLVNAHGDPVDTPWTDITRTFPSPERIALMDASALSGLGIFGFRIKAILGVATAVAEGRITLSPCPDPEPQMEVLRSIPGIGEWTVQAIAMRVFSWPDAFPHTDYGIRKALREESPRRILEIAEQWRPWRAYAALALWRSLAEVP
- a CDS encoding tetratricopeptide repeat protein, encoding MKTGSLRIALLLSLTLLAGGCASMTGPDVRAYLHEKNAYAEIRQGHLDRALDELRRALRENPKEPTILNNMAYIEFRKGHYNRAVGYLEQARVLRTDDNDEPYILNEARILIAHHDYRKALRLLALIEPRPNWPKGYRKIMAEALIHNGQSARALAILLGRHGGLTLDRPPSP
- a CDS encoding aldo/keto reductase; the protein is MRYRKLGRTGLFVSELCLGTMTFGGKDSFWSHIGTLDQEEADRIVGRALDSGINFFDTADVYSEGLSETILGASLKRLKVSRENVVVATKVLGETAAGPNSRGLSRGHIFYAVKASLSRLGLDHIDLYQVHGFDPATPIEETMEALDDLVRQGLVRYVGVSNWAAWQIVKALGISERRGWARFESLQAYYALAGRDLEREIVPMLESEQLGLLPWSPLAGGLLSGKFGRGIPAPAGSRRATFDFPPVDRERAYDCIDAMRPMADKRGVSVARVAIAWLLHQPVVTSVVIGAKRIEQLEDNIAATSLSLDPEELATLDKVSALPPEYPGWMFERQGEYRRRQLSQADVEMRVVLDERS